One Planktothrix serta PCC 8927 DNA segment encodes these proteins:
- a CDS encoding choice-of-anchor Q domain-containing protein, translating into MATLTVNNLNDNGTGSLRDAIAQAQPGDIIQFDSSLANQSNPTIKLTSGQLNINKSITIDGLIPGAIPTPVTISGENEFRVLELQVDAQFQPTNTTLKNLIIVNANVQGIEQEGAGGGIRVTTFNTLTLENSELNNNIAQYGGGLFSGYKTNTTIINSKFDNNDGTLGGSERGGGAISTDSLTDLTIIDSEFTNNKGINGGAIYSVICDLNVQNSKFINNTSVPGGTVSLGAGVSAGYGGAIFSDGAKSEGTLRTIQINNCLIDGNTAAGQAGGLYLYLYSPDQAIIENSTIINNSVVFDNRGDAYGGGIRPGKNGEFTLKNTTVANNNALVQGGGIWVGEQVPMTIINSTISGNRAESEDGKEGIGGGIALANGTSVTNIINTTIANNYAGFLGGGMSSGGTNVTLTNTILSKNIAFNGGNSWNTNHNTTAQFTDGGGNIQTNELNPNDIKATPNITLVADALLGDLQTINGVLIHPLLTGSPAIDTGTNNNSPTTDQLGQTRPIDGDQNGTAIIDSGAYEFSVVTPSPTPTPTPTPTPTPTPTPTPTPTPXYTNSYNKSDSNSHTESDSYTNSYNKSDSNSHTESNSKSNTNSKSNTNT; encoded by the coding sequence ATGGCTACTTTAACTGTTAACAACTTAAATGACAATGGAACAGGTTCCTTAAGAGATGCGATCGCTCAAGCTCAACCTGGGGATATTATTCAATTTGATTCGAGTTTAGCGAATCAATCAAACCCTACCATTAAACTTACCAGTGGTCAATTAAATATCAATAAAAGTATTACTATTGATGGACTAATTCCGGGTGCAATTCCCACCCCAGTTACCATTAGTGGAGAAAATGAGTTTCGAGTATTAGAACTGCAAGTTGATGCTCAATTTCAACCGACTAATACAACTCTAAAAAATCTAATTATTGTCAATGCTAATGTACAGGGTATTGAGCAAGAGGGTGCAGGGGGAGGAATTCGGGTGACGACATTTAACACCTTAACCTTGGAAAATAGTGAACTCAATAACAATATAGCCCAATATGGAGGAGGTCTTTTTAGTGGCTATAAAACAAATACAACAATTATTAATAGTAAATTTGATAATAATGATGGAACATTAGGAGGAAGTGAACGGGGGGGAGGGGCAATTTCCACAGATAGTTTAACCGATCTTACGATAATTGATAGTGAATTTACCAATAATAAAGGAATTAATGGCGGAGCTATTTATAGCGTAATTTGTGACTTGAATGTTCAAAACTCTAAATTTATTAATAATACCTCTGTTCCTGGAGGTACTGTATCTCTGGGTGCTGGTGTTTCTGCTGGTTATGGGGGTGCAATTTTTTCCGATGGAGCCAAGTCGGAAGGAACATTAAGAACAATTCAGATTAATAATTGTTTAATAGATGGTAACACAGCAGCCGGACAAGCAGGCGGTTTATATTTATATCTTTACTCTCCCGATCAAGCAATTATTGAAAATAGCACAATTATTAATAATTCTGTTGTTTTTGATAATAGAGGTGATGCTTATGGAGGAGGAATTCGACCCGGAAAAAATGGAGAATTCACGCTTAAAAATACAACTGTTGCGAATAATAATGCTTTGGTTCAAGGGGGAGGAATTTGGGTTGGAGAACAAGTTCCAATGACTATTATTAATAGTACCATTTCAGGAAATAGAGCAGAATCTGAAGATGGAAAAGAAGGGATCGGAGGAGGAATTGCTCTCGCCAATGGCACAAGTGTTACCAATATTATTAATACAACAATTGCTAATAATTATGCTGGATTTTTAGGTGGAGGAATGTCATCGGGAGGAACAAATGTTACTCTGACCAATACGATTTTATCTAAAAATATTGCCTTTAATGGCGGTAATTCTTGGAATACAAACCATAATACGACTGCTCAATTTACCGATGGCGGGGGAAATATTCAAACCAATGAATTAAACCCCAATGATATTAAAGCAACTCCTAATATTACATTGGTAGCTGATGCTTTATTAGGAGATTTACAAACAATTAATGGGGTGTTAATTCATCCGTTATTAACAGGAAGTCCCGCTATTGATACGGGAACAAATAATAATTCACCGACAACAGATCAACTTGGTCAAACTCGTCCTATTGATGGCGATCAAAATGGTACAGCCATTATTGATAGTGGTGCTTATGAGTTTTCAGTTGTAACACCAAGTCCGACTCCGACTCCAACACCAACACCAACACCAACACCAACACCAACACCAACACCAACACCAACTCCCNCCTACACAAACTCCTACAACAAGTCCGACTCCAACTCCCACACCGAGTCCGACTCCTACACAAACTCCTACAACAAGTCCGACTCCAACTCCCACACCGAGTCCAACTCCAAGTCCAACACCAACTCCAAGTCCAACACCAACACCTGA
- a CDS encoding calcium-binding protein, with product MATLIVSNLNDNGIGSLREAIAQAQAGDIIQFDSSLATQPNLTIKLTSGQLNINKNITIDGLIAGNISRKITISGENQFRVFELQVDNQFQSTDTTLKNLIITQGKAQGTEEEGAGGGIRMKGFTNLTLENSELNNNIAQFGGGIYTGFKSNTVVINSKFNNNDGTLGGSERGGGAIATKSAGSLTVTDSEFTNNKGVNGGAINHLLGNLTVENSKFINNTSVPGGTVSNGSSNYHGAGGAIYTDGANASGTNFGPGLTGGIIQISNSLFDGNTGAGQGGGLFLFAYPPDKIIVENSTIINNTIQTNNKGDSLGGGLRSGNAELTLNNTTFANNRAYSQGGALWVGETSPTIITNSTFSGNRAESSDGNNGLGGAIMLANGTNSTNIINTTVANNYAGFQGGGFWGGGTNVTLKNTILSKNVANNGSNSWNIKHHTGTEYNEGGGNIQTNELNPDDTKATPNIQLVADALLGDLQTINGVLIHPLLEGSPAIDTGTNNNSPTTDQLGQTRPIDGDQNGTAIIDSGAYEFSVVTPSPTPTPSPTPTPTPSPTPTPTPTPTPTPSPTPTPTPTPTPTPSPTPTPTPTPTPTPTPSPTPTPTQTPEPTPEPTPTPIGEEDCLCDQFPTPNLDPGKTQNVVEQTFDGKTGNDNLIGSDFNDQINGLEGNDTLTGMGGADNLNGSNGKDLLLGNQGADVLLGGLGDDTQYGGQDDDILHGDENNDLLFGDRNNDFLKGDLGEDTLYGGKENDQLQGDGGNDILYGDLGNDTLIGGNGNDILFGNLEDDFMDGGSGDDTLFGGENQDILEGGKGDDTLFGDLGDDSLCGGDNNDLLLGNQGTDILDGCSGNDILYGGSENDSLIGGTGNDSLWGDLGDDTLKGGAGQDLFVLQINAGSDLILDFDIELDTLGLSNGLTFDQLTLSQGENSVIISLTNTGEELARLNGIDINLISSNQFQVISTL from the coding sequence ATGGCTACTTTAATTGTTAGCAACTTAAATGATAATGGAATTGGTTCTTTAAGAGAAGCGATCGCTCAAGCTCAAGCTGGTGATATTATTCAATTTGATTCCAGTTTAGCGACTCAGCCTAATCTTACCATTAAACTTACCAGTGGTCAATTAAATATTAATAAAAATATTACTATTGATGGGCTAATTGCTGGTAATATTTCCCGTAAAATAACGATTAGTGGAGAAAATCAATTTCGTGTATTTGAACTTCAGGTAGATAATCAATTTCAATCGACAGATACAACGTTAAAAAATTTGATTATTACCCAAGGAAAGGCTCAAGGAACTGAGGAGGAGGGTGCAGGAGGTGGAATTCGGATGAAAGGTTTCACCAATCTCACCTTAGAAAATAGTGAACTTAATAATAATATTGCTCAATTTGGGGGTGGGATTTATACGGGATTTAAAAGCAATACGGTTGTTATTAATAGCAAGTTTAATAATAATGATGGAACATTAGGAGGGAGTGAACGGGGGGGAGGTGCGATCGCTACAAAAAGTGCCGGATCTCTCACCGTTACTGATAGCGAATTTACTAATAATAAAGGAGTTAATGGGGGAGCAATTAACCATTTACTGGGTAATTTAACGGTTGAAAATTCTAAATTTATTAATAATACTTCTGTTCCAGGAGGTACGGTTTCTAATGGCTCAAGTAACTATCACGGTGCAGGTGGAGCCATTTATACTGATGGTGCAAATGCCTCTGGAACGAATTTTGGGCCAGGATTAACAGGCGGAATTATTCAGATTAGTAATTCTTTATTTGATGGAAATACAGGCGCCGGACAAGGTGGCGGTTTATTTTTATTCGCTTATCCTCCTGATAAAATTATTGTAGAAAATAGCACAATTATTAATAATACAATTCAAACGAATAATAAAGGAGATTCGTTAGGGGGAGGACTGCGCTCAGGAAATGCAGAATTAACGCTTAATAATACAACATTCGCTAATAACCGAGCCTATAGCCAAGGGGGTGCTTTATGGGTGGGTGAAACCTCTCCCACTATTATTACAAATAGCACTTTTTCAGGAAATCGCGCCGAATCTTCCGATGGAAATAATGGTTTAGGAGGTGCGATAATGCTGGCTAATGGGACGAATTCAACCAATATTATTAATACAACAGTTGCTAATAATTATGCAGGATTTCAAGGAGGAGGATTTTGGGGAGGAGGTACAAACGTTACCTTAAAAAATACGATTTTATCCAAAAATGTTGCTAACAATGGTAGCAATTCTTGGAATATTAAACACCATACCGGAACTGAATATAATGAGGGTGGCGGGAATATTCAAACCAATGAGTTAAACCCGGACGATACTAAAGCAACTCCTAATATTCAATTAGTGGCTGATGCTTTATTAGGAGATTTACAAACAATTAATGGGGTGTTAATTCATCCTTTATTAGAAGGAAGTCCTGCTATTGATACGGGAACGAATAACAATTCCCCCACAACGGATCAACTCGGTCAAACTCGCCCTATTGATGGCGATCAAAATGGTACAGCCATTATTGATAGTGGTGCTTACGAGTTTTCAGTTGTAACACCAAGTCCAACACCAACTCCAAGTCCAACACCAACACCAACTCCAAGTCCAACACCAACTCCAACACCAACACCAACACCAACACCAAGTCCAACACCAACACCAACACCAACACCAACACCAACACCAAGTCCAACTCCAACACCGACTCCAACACCAACACCAACACCAACACCAAGTCCAACTCCAACTCCAACACAGACTCCAGAACCGACTCCAGAACCGACACCGACTCCGATCGGTGAAGAGGACTGTCTGTGTGATCAATTTCCCACACCCAATTTAGACCCAGGAAAAACACAAAATGTTGTAGAACAAACCTTTGATGGAAAAACAGGAAATGATAACTTAATAGGAAGTGATTTCAATGATCAAATAAATGGTCTTGAAGGGAATGATACATTGACGGGAATGGGAGGTGCAGATAACTTAAATGGCAGTAATGGCAAGGATTTATTATTAGGAAATCAAGGTGCAGATGTTCTTCTAGGAGGGTTAGGAGACGATACCCAATATGGAGGACAAGATGATGATATTTTGCATGGAGATGAAAATAATGATTTGCTATTTGGCGATCGCAATAACGATTTTCTCAAGGGAGATCTAGGAGAAGATACTCTCTATGGGGGGAAAGAAAATGATCAGTTACAGGGGGATGGAGGTAATGATATTCTATACGGAGACTTAGGAAATGATACCTTAATAGGGGGAAACGGGAACGATATTTTATTTGGCAATTTAGAAGACGATTTTATGGATGGTGGTTCGGGAGATGATACTTTATTTGGGGGAGAAAATCAAGATATTTTAGAAGGTGGAAAAGGAGACGATACTTTATTTGGAGATCTCGGAGATGATAGCCTTTGTGGAGGAGATAATAACGATCTACTGTTAGGGAATCAAGGAACAGATATTTTAGATGGTTGCTCAGGAAATGATATCCTTTATGGGGGGAGTGAAAATGATTCTTTAATCGGAGGAACGGGTAATGATAGCTTATGGGGAGATCTAGGAGATGATACCCTCAAGGGTGGAGCAGGTCAAGATCTTTTTGTATTACAAATAAACGCAGGAAGCGACTTAATTCTTGACTTCGATATTGAGTTAGATACTTTAGGACTCAGTAACGGATTAACCTTCGATCAACTTACCCTGAGTCAAGGAGAAAATTCCGTAATTATTAGTTTAACCAATACAGGGGAAGAATTAGCTCGATTAAATGGGATTGATATTAACTTAATTTCTTCTAATCAGTTTCAAGTTATTTCTACATTATAA
- a CDS encoding calcium-binding protein: MGQDIPDILFGLEGNDNLDGGFGNDILFGNQGDDYITGDLGNDSIYGGQNNDVILGEEGQDILFGNLGNDSFQGGNETDIIYGGQGNDLIWGNLGNDILYGDLGNDTILGDEDPDILFGNQQDDLLQGGSGNDILYGGQNNDNLCGGEDNDLLLGNLGDDFLKGRTGNDSLYGGQGNDTILGGEGDDFLSGDLGDNLLWGGQGQDTFSLGENQGNNLIDDFTDGEDFLGLTGGLTFEKLQLTSVENNTLIQVASTGQLLATLKGINSNLITSEDFMSLIFNPN, from the coding sequence TTGGGTCAAGATATTCCCGATATTCTCTTTGGTTTAGAAGGGAATGATAACCTAGATGGGGGGTTTGGTAATGATATTTTATTTGGAAATCAAGGGGATGATTATATAACAGGAGATTTAGGAAACGATAGTATTTATGGAGGTCAAAACAACGATGTTATTTTAGGCGAAGAGGGTCAGGATATTCTCTTTGGAAATTTAGGAAATGATAGTTTTCAAGGAGGAAATGAAACTGATATTATCTATGGCGGTCAAGGAAATGATTTAATCTGGGGAAACTTAGGTAATGATATTCTCTACGGAGATCTAGGAAATGATACCATTCTTGGCGATGAAGACCCCGATATTTTATTTGGAAATCAGCAAGATGATTTATTACAAGGAGGGTCTGGAAACGATATTCTATATGGCGGACAAAATAATGATAACCTTTGTGGTGGAGAAGATAATGATCTACTATTGGGTAACTTAGGCGACGATTTTTTAAAAGGAAGAACAGGTAATGATAGCCTCTATGGAGGTCAAGGAAATGACACAATTTTAGGTGGAGAAGGCGACGATTTTCTAAGTGGAGATTTAGGAGATAATTTGTTATGGGGAGGACAGGGACAAGATACCTTTAGCTTAGGAGAAAATCAAGGTAATAATTTAATTGATGACTTTACTGATGGAGAAGATTTTCTAGGGTTAACGGGAGGATTAACCTTTGAAAAATTACAGTTAACTTCCGTTGAAAATAATACTTTAATTCAAGTAGCTAGTACCGGACAACTGTTAGCAACCTTGAAAGGAATTAATAGTAATCTCATCACTTCCGAGGATTTTATGAGTTTAATCTTTAACCCAAACTAA
- a CDS encoding TetR/AcrR family transcriptional regulator yields the protein MPHLNHSTSAQLEAQILQAARQLFAHKGYDDTTTRDLATAAGVAEGTLFRHFSNKKAILITIVTEGWVEILTDLLTELSAMSSYKAVAQLLYRRMINLHQNADMMRICFLEAQFHPELRDRIQSEIISKMTDVTEAFFETAIQKGVYRPMNPKIIAQLFLGMFAVAGFSYNTLLEPNASPQAMQEMAEGLADIFLNGVLAKE from the coding sequence ATGCCGCATCTCAATCATTCGACATCAGCGCAATTAGAAGCACAGATTTTACAGGCTGCACGACAGTTATTTGCCCATAAGGGCTATGATGACACAACAACCCGTGATTTAGCGACAGCTGCCGGGGTTGCTGAAGGAACATTGTTTCGACATTTTTCTAATAAAAAAGCGATTTTGATTACCATTGTTACCGAGGGATGGGTCGAAATTTTAACGGATTTATTAACAGAATTGAGTGCCATGAGTAGCTATAAAGCCGTAGCACAACTGTTATATCGACGGATGATCAATTTGCATCAAAATGCTGATATGATGCGAATTTGTTTTTTAGAAGCTCAATTTCATCCTGAATTACGCGATCGCATTCAATCAGAAATTATTAGTAAAATGACAGATGTAACCGAGGCTTTTTTTGAAACTGCCATTCAAAAAGGAGTTTATCGTCCGATGAACCCTAAAATTATTGCTCAATTATTTCTGGGAATGTTTGCTGTTGCTGGATTTAGTTATAATACCCTTCTTGAGCCCAATGCTTCCCCCCAAGCAATGCAAGAAATGGCTGAAGGATTAGCTGATATTTTCCTAAATGGAGTGTTAGCAAAAGAATAA
- a CDS encoding glycosyl hydrolase family 28-related protein, with amino-acid sequence MPTKLLNQRVKRFVFFFLGTLIFIGLTVAGYAFTTLFLSNNSSVSSNSSSLSNSSISSPSLSSCGSSRVGETDNAIISFYRNNGRENLAPTWTNQIKWNCVYNIKDFSGSNLVEQFNAARDMAAKNGGGVVYFPSGTYIFNDSIKLKSGVVIRGETPSVKLAKSNTYNPPTKLVFPEYKPQLSGNGTPNETAFKTIQTTLPDQDSNIGIINLDINRGAINFVGDLDNSKNSNIIIFGIRSNNVAKPDPKVPNSEFQNPWQRYSYRFAANIELTAYENVFIANNRINDNITDNYEQPGYKLQSRDKKNITTYQNGNKVSFHYGNHYGIVVNRGGKKDGFKLAATPTTEPGLFRKGIIIRDNWVYHTMRVAIHAAGDGLIIQNNDIKDEPNKQWWTDPTGTREATGAVTLENRGIDWSGWNVLIEGNNYQVYRHKIGDTKYLSVDGEGILIQECCGGTTVNNVIIKNNKGNAYIGLYKVREINKATIESNQIINSDIFVMADTNNQPYGMNQVKIINNQVSGNIITKASLGGQDNEISGNQGNQSGKLEYCCSIKVNNNSGFNTSKIEVPRQS; translated from the coding sequence ATGCCGACAAAACTTTTAAATCAACGAGTTAAACGGTTTGTTTTCTTCTTCCTGGGGACTCTGATTTTTATAGGATTAACCGTAGCGGGTTATGCCTTTACAACACTATTTCTTTCAAACAATTCTTCGGTTTCATCTAATTCTTCGAGTTTATCTAATTCTTCGATTTCATCCCCTAGTCTTTCCTCCTGTGGAAGTTCTAGGGTCGGGGAAACCGATAATGCAATTATTAGTTTTTATAGGAATAATGGGCGAGAAAACCTCGCCCCTACTTGGACAAATCAAATTAAATGGAATTGTGTTTATAATATCAAAGACTTCTCCGGTTCAAATTTAGTAGAACAGTTTAATGCAGCTAGAGATATGGCTGCAAAAAATGGCGGCGGGGTTGTTTATTTTCCCTCTGGAACCTATATTTTTAATGATAGCATAAAACTGAAATCAGGGGTTGTGATTCGGGGTGAAACTCCATCGGTTAAATTAGCAAAATCTAATACTTATAATCCGCCTACAAAATTAGTTTTTCCTGAATATAAACCCCAACTATCAGGAAACGGAACTCCTAACGAAACCGCCTTTAAAACCATTCAAACCACCCTACCAGATCAAGATAGTAATATTGGGATTATTAACTTAGATATTAATCGAGGTGCAATTAATTTTGTCGGAGATTTAGATAATAGTAAAAATAGTAATATTATTATATTTGGAATTCGCAGTAATAACGTCGCTAAACCCGATCCCAAAGTTCCTAACTCCGAATTTCAAAACCCTTGGCAACGCTATAGTTATCGCTTTGCTGCTAATATTGAACTAACAGCTTATGAAAATGTTTTTATTGCAAATAATCGAATTAATGATAATATTACCGATAATTATGAACAACCAGGATATAAGTTACAGTCCAGAGATAAAAAGAATATTACCACCTATCAAAACGGCAATAAAGTCTCCTTTCATTATGGCAACCATTACGGAATTGTTGTTAACCGAGGCGGTAAAAAAGACGGTTTTAAATTAGCAGCAACCCCCACCACTGAACCCGGACTTTTTAGAAAAGGAATTATCATTAGAGATAATTGGGTTTACCATACCATGCGAGTTGCTATTCATGCGGCTGGAGATGGGTTAATCATTCAAAATAATGATATTAAAGATGAACCGAATAAACAATGGTGGACAGACCCCACAGGAACACGAGAAGCAACGGGTGCTGTTACCTTAGAAAATAGAGGAATTGACTGGTCAGGATGGAATGTTTTAATTGAGGGAAATAATTATCAAGTTTATCGACATAAAATTGGAGATACAAAATATTTAAGTGTGGATGGAGAAGGGATTTTAATTCAAGAATGTTGTGGCGGAACAACAGTTAACAATGTTATTATTAAAAATAATAAAGGCAATGCTTATATTGGACTGTATAAAGTTCGAGAAATCAATAAGGCTACGATTGAAAGTAATCAAATTATCAATTCTGATATTTTTGTGATGGCAGATACCAATAATCAACCCTATGGAATGAATCAGGTTAAAATTATTAATAACCAAGTTTCAGGAAATATTATTACAAAAGCAAGTTTAGGCGGTCAGGATAATGAAATTTCTGGAAACCAAGGAAACCAAAGCGGAAAACTAGAGTATTGTTGTTCAATTAAAGTTAATAATAATTCTGGGTTTAACACATCAAAAATAGAGGTTCCCCGTCAATCATAG
- a CDS encoding aminopeptidase P family protein: MLFSSSPLLIDTLRQRRVKLSYLIDFPAILWSGRANSRNFPANIYPFRASSHFLYFAGFPLENAAIRLYEGRLELFMDNAPKDNALWQGETPQRDQIAELMGADAAYPLTELFNYLEDAATIVVQNPITANEQRQLLNCPLVSAKEPQGIDLELTQAVIHLRLTHDQFAINELRQAAEISVEAHKIGMKATKTAQLEAQVRAAMEGVIMSHNMTCSYNSIVTVHGEVLHNQQYHHPLQPGDLLLADVGAETPMGWAADITRTWPVSGTFSPTQRDIYHLVLKAHDTCIDSIKPGIEYQDIHRMAATVIAEGLVELGILKGTPEDLVEQDAHALFFPHGIGHLLGLDVHDMEDLGDLAGYEPGRVRSQRFGWCFLRLNRPLKPGMLVTIEPGFYQVPAILNNPKNRKKYKTVVNWKRLEQFADVRGIRIEDDVLVTEIEPEILTKNLPTSIAEIEALVQN, translated from the coding sequence ATGTTATTCAGTTCTTCCCCCTTGCTGATTGATACCCTCCGCCAACGGCGCGTAAAACTCAGCTATTTAATCGATTTTCCGGCAATTCTTTGGTCAGGTCGTGCCAATTCTCGCAATTTTCCCGCGAATATTTATCCCTTTCGTGCGAGTAGTCATTTTCTATATTTTGCAGGTTTTCCTTTAGAAAATGCCGCCATTCGTTTGTATGAAGGTCGCTTAGAATTATTTATGGATAATGCCCCCAAAGATAACGCTCTTTGGCAGGGAGAAACACCTCAACGGGATCAAATTGCAGAACTTATGGGTGCGGATGCTGCTTATCCTTTAACAGAATTATTTAATTATCTTGAAGATGCGGCGACAATTGTAGTGCAAAATCCAATTACAGCTAACGAACAACGTCAATTATTGAACTGTCCTCTCGTATCCGCAAAAGAACCCCAAGGAATTGATTTAGAATTAACACAAGCGGTGATTCATTTACGTTTAACTCATGATCAATTTGCAATTAACGAGTTACGTCAAGCCGCAGAAATTAGTGTAGAAGCGCATAAAATCGGGATGAAAGCCACAAAAACAGCCCAATTAGAAGCGCAGGTTCGCGCAGCAATGGAAGGGGTAATTATGAGTCATAATATGACCTGTTCCTATAATAGTATTGTTACGGTACATGGAGAAGTTTTACATAATCAACAGTATCATCATCCGCTACAACCGGGAGATTTATTATTAGCAGATGTTGGGGCAGAAACTCCGATGGGATGGGCCGCAGATATTACCCGAACTTGGCCAGTTTCGGGAACATTTTCTCCGACCCAACGAGATATTTATCACCTGGTTTTAAAAGCTCATGATACCTGTATTGATTCTATCAAACCGGGCATAGAATATCAAGATATTCATCGAATGGCAGCAACAGTTATCGCTGAAGGCTTAGTAGAATTAGGAATATTAAAGGGAACTCCAGAAGACTTAGTAGAACAGGATGCTCACGCCTTATTTTTTCCGCATGGAATTGGGCATTTATTAGGTTTAGATGTTCATGATATGGAAGATTTAGGGGATTTAGCCGGATATGAACCGGGACGAGTCAGAAGTCAACGGTTTGGCTGGTGTTTTCTACGGTTAAATCGTCCATTGAAACCGGGAATGTTGGTAACAATAGAACCGGGATTTTATCAAGTTCCTGCTATTTTAAATAATCCTAAAAATCGTAAAAAATACAAAACGGTTGTCAATTGGAAACGCTTAGAACAGTTTGCCGATGTTCGCGGAATTAGAATTGAAGATGATGTCTTAGTAACGGAAATAGAACCCGAAATTTTAACAAAAAATTTACCAACATCTATTGCAGAGATAGAAGCCTTAGTTCAAAATTAA
- a CDS encoding Bax inhibitor-1/YccA family protein, whose translation MTSTSNFRQALREAKNEAILGPNVIAKALPYVGGGLILTALGTFGGLNVAASNYGLFITTFWVALIAQIALFFVASGVANKGNSQAALPLLATYSLLTGYTLTGLVAIALGTSGVGIAGIGVAALGCGVTFIGARSIGSNLSEADGMALTKTINLGIIALVVVVLAQFVLGFFGVIAPSWLEIGISGIGVVLFVGAAVVDFYLLPRAYSDNQYLSAALSMYLTYINLFIFILRLLIAFNRD comes from the coding sequence ATGACCAGTACCAGTAATTTCCGTCAAGCTTTACGAGAAGCTAAAAATGAAGCCATTCTCGGCCCTAATGTAATCGCTAAGGCTTTACCCTACGTCGGGGGCGGGTTAATTCTCACCGCTCTTGGCACCTTCGGGGGTCTGAATGTTGCCGCCAGCAATTACGGATTGTTCATAACGACATTCTGGGTCGCCTTAATTGCACAAATTGCTCTGTTTTTTGTCGCTTCCGGTGTCGCCAACAAGGGTAACAGTCAAGCTGCTTTGCCCCTATTAGCGACCTATAGCCTACTCACAGGCTACACCCTCACGGGTCTAGTTGCCATTGCCCTAGGTACCAGTGGCGTTGGCATTGCGGGGATTGGTGTGGCTGCGTTAGGATGTGGAGTCACCTTTATTGGGGCGCGTTCGATTGGGTCTAACCTCTCCGAAGCCGATGGGATGGCATTGACCAAAACCATCAATCTAGGAATTATTGCCTTAGTTGTTGTGGTTCTGGCGCAATTTGTCCTCGGTTTCTTTGGGGTAATAGCACCCTCTTGGTTAGAAATTGGGATTTCGGGGATTGGAGTGGTGTTGTTTGTTGGGGCGGCGGTGGTTGACTTCTATTTGCTTCCCCGTGCTTACAGCGACAATCAGTATTTATCCGCAGCTTTATCGATGTATTTAACCTACATCAACTTATTTATCTTCATTCTGCGCTTACTGATTGCCTTTAATCGGGATTAA
- a CDS encoding DUF4332 domain-containing protein, producing MTSFKSNADKSIQALDWPISQLPGLNSDNQTRLNNYGIKTTSQLLKKGKTPADKMILANLLQINIRDVSKWVALADLARIPSVGCQYCGVLLHSGVSSVSYLAELPVQRLHQQILRFYVANLQRRDLCPPIEQVQQWVQQAKFL from the coding sequence ATGACATCTTTTAAATCCAACGCTGATAAATCTATTCAAGCTCTTGATTGGCCGATTTCTCAACTTCCGGGTCTGAATTCAGACAATCAAACCCGATTAAACAATTATGGCATTAAAACCACAAGCCAACTCTTAAAAAAAGGCAAAACCCCAGCCGATAAAATGATTTTAGCTAATTTGCTACAGATTAATATTCGAGATGTCAGTAAGTGGGTGGCTCTAGCCGACTTAGCAAGAATTCCCAGTGTCGGTTGTCAATATTGTGGTGTTTTACTTCATTCCGGTGTCAGTTCAGTCAGCTATTTAGCCGAGTTACCTGTCCAGCGTTTACATCAACAAATCTTACGTTTTTATGTGGCTAATTTACAGCGACGAGATTTATGTCCTCCTATCGAACAAGTACAACAATGGGTACAACAAGCAAAATTTTTATAA